A single window of Aphidius gifuensis isolate YNYX2018 linkage group LG1, ASM1490517v1, whole genome shotgun sequence DNA harbors:
- the LOC122860986 gene encoding nicotinamide/nicotinic acid mononucleotide adenylyltransferase 1 isoform X2 — MAPNRVILISCGSFNPLTNMHLRMFEIARDHLHKMGNHVVVGGVISPVHDSYGKDDLTTMDHRCAMIKLAIKNNDWISLSTWETRQNNWTKTLISLQHHQSLLNCYLLDSSIMENCFDAKDFDWIPESIKNSTDKTPIQIKLLCGADLLESFAKPGVWDDKDIEAIISQHGLVVVTREGFCPNKFIHHSDILYKHMNNIFVVTEWIPNEVSSTRIRRALRRGESIRYLVQDSVINYIYKNGIYNAKNPSTTAIQQNLHAFCKTDC, encoded by the exons atggcaCCAAATCGTGTGATATTGATATCATGTGGGAGTTTTAATCCACTTACTAATATGCATTTACGAATGTttg aaaTAGCACGTGATCATCTTCATAAAATGGGAAAtcatgttgttgttggtggtgttaTATCACCAGTTCATGATTCTTATGGAAAAGATGATTTAACAACAATGGATCATAGATGTGCCATGATAAAACTtgccattaaaaataatgattggaTAAGTTTAAGTACATGGGAAACAAGACAAAATAATTGGACAAAAACTCTTATTTCCTTGCAACATCATCAGAgtcttttaaattgttatttacttGATTCTTCAATAATGGAAAATTGTTTTGATGCTAAAGATTTCGATTGGATACCagaaagtattaaaaatagtacAGATAAAACaccaattcaaataaaattactttgtGGTGCTGATTTATTAGAGAGCTTTGCAAAACCAGGAGTTTGGGATGATAAAGAT atTGAAGCTATTATTAGCCAACATGGTCTTGTCGTTGTTACAAGAGAAGGTTTTTgtccaaataaatttattcatcattcaGATATACTGTACAAACACATG aataatatttttgttgttactGAATGGATTCCAAATGAAGTTAGTTCAACAAGAATTAGAAGAGCATTGAGACGAGGTGAAAGTATTCGATATCTTGTCCAAGACTCagtgattaattatatttataaaaatggaaTTTATAATGCAAAAAATCCCTCAACAACTGC
- the LOC122860990 gene encoding E3 ubiquitin-protein ligase RFWD3-like, translating to MERPARAASPEYPEELPNDNEVIEIDNSDVDNSQVSPHLQEYNIISRNIQVIQDIIDQNVELMNHHNEDESVQNENRQNEDVNRGNVLPEEDSDNETIEVVRRNARRILSVDSSDSQIDAIEEQKEEKEEESARKRPRLDDEKISTDKEDESWCQICMEAWTSSGVHRLCCLSCGHLFGQECVVRWLKECTVATRRCPTCNVKADLKDVRVLYANKLIAIDNSEVNRLKIDNETLNSKNKILELQLSTSELRNRVFNEQVQGLMRKINELENQLKENIVLMKEKYNDTTTITDLCYQKNKKFHMEKSIEIDPSNGCRVFDFNKKTGHLAISQKTSTRFSMFAGYGIKLFDVNLMNSVTFIPVHQDAIRDLSFHSSHQSLVLSVGFDKTAKLVDVNTKSVVHNFPVGLKAWSCCWAGDDPNNFLVGCEQGKIVYFDIRQTSGAVDTLSNTGVRSPVISLASVPPTSSCGIPRGGFLACTLNSCYAYEQKNNIYTPKQMFKNGSYFCVKYDENCAHGLISCRGKNTKDSTFSDQQSKHSIFSIERGQNDSVDCQIVHTFEAGDKQTNITRPCFINVDDDTLIAAYQESTKSIPLRSLSTGKLIYSIPANDPVIDICSFKANNKLCLATLTSSHLRLYHYSNY from the coding sequence atggaACGTCCAGCACGTGCAGCTTCACCTGAATATCCAGAAGAATTACCAAACGACAATGAAgtaattgaaattgataattcTGATGTTGACAATAGTCAAGTTTCACCTCATCTTCAAGAGTACAATATTATATCACGAAATATACAGGTTATACAGGATATTATTGATCAGAATGTAGAATTAATGAATCATCATAATGAAGATGAAAGTGTTCAAAACGAAAATCGACAAAATGAAGATGTAAATCGTGGTAATGTTTTACCAGAAGAAGATAGTGATAATGAAACTATTGAAGTTGTACGTCGTAATGCTCGTCGTATTCTTAGTGTAGATAGTTCTGATAGTCAAATTGATGCAATAGAAGaacaaaaagaagaaaaagaagaagagtcAGCTCGTAAACGTCCTCgtcttgatgatgaaaaaatatcaacagatAAAGAAGATGAATCATGGTGTCAAATATGCATGGAAGCATGGACAAGTTCTGGTGTACATAGATTATGTTGTCTTTCATGTGGTCATCTTTTTGGTCAAGAATGTGTTGTACGTTGGTTAAAAGAATGTACAGTAGCAACACGTCGTTGTCCAACATGTAATGTAAAAGCTGATTTAAAAGATGTACGTGTATTATATGCCAACAAATTAATAGCCATTGATAATTCAGAAGTAAATCGtcttaaaattgataatgaaacattaaattctaaaaataaaatacttgaattacAATTATCAACATCAGAATTAAGAAATCGAGTATTTAATGAACAAGTACAAGGTTTAATgcgtaaaataaatgaattagaaaatcaattaaaagaaaatattgtattaatgaaagaaaaatataatgatacaacaacaataacagatttatgttatcaaaaaaataaaaaatttcatatggaaaaatcaattgaaattgatCCATCAAATGGCTGTAGagtatttgattttaataaaaaaacaggaCATCTTGCAATATCacaaaaaacatcaacaagaTTTTCAATGTTTGCTGGTTAtggtattaaattatttgatgttaatttaatgaattcaGTAACATTTATACCAGTACATCAAGATGCAATACGtgatttatcatttcattCATCTCATCAATCACTTGTATTGAGTGTTGGTTTTGATAAAACAGcaaaattagttgatgttaataCAAAATCAGTTGTACATAATTTTCCAGTTGGTTTAAAAGCATGGAGTTGTTGTTGGGCTGGTGATGatccaaataattttttggttgGTTGTGAACAAggtaaaattgtttattttgatattagaCAAACATCTGGTGCTGTTGATACACTTAGTAATACTGGTGTTAGATCACCAGTAATATCACTTGCATCAGTACCACCAACATCATCATGTGGTATTCCACGTGGTGGTTTTTTAGCATGTACACTTAATTCATGTTATGcatatgaacaaaaaaataatatatatacaccaaaacaaatgtttaaaaatggatcatatttttgtgttaaatatgatgaaaattGTGCACATGGATTAATTTCATGTCGtggtaaaaatacaaaagattCAACATTTTCTGATCAGCAATCtaaacattcaattttttcaattgaaagaGGACAAAATGATTCAGTTGATTGTCAAATTGTACATACATTTGAAGCTGGtgataaacaaacaaatataacacgaccttgttttataaatgttgatgatgatacacTCATTGCAGCATATCAAGAATCAACAAAATCTATACCACTACGATCATTGTCaactggtaaattaatttactcaaTACCTGCAAATGATCCTGTTATTGATATTTGCTCATTCAAAGCTAACAATAAACTTTGTTTGGCTACATTAACCAGTTCACATCTTCGACTTTATCATTattctaattattaa